Proteins from one Nakamurella multipartita DSM 44233 genomic window:
- the fdhD gene encoding formate dehydrogenase accessory sulfurtransferase FdhD encodes MSRVTVRTPIVRYRDGAFSSRPDTVAGEEPLEIRVDGQPFSTTMRTPGADIELAHGLLHAEGVITGPADVRAARYCSGVGPDGLKTYNVLEVSLADSAATAQLWPRSLVTSSACGVCGSESIEAITRSSRYVPGQLTMAPDTIRALPERLRAQQRTFRSTGGIHACALATADGLIEDVREDVGRHNAMDKVIGAALLADRLPLADRALVTSSRASFELVQKAVLAGVGILVAVSAPSSLAVQLAGQAGLTLIGFVSPAGFNIYTGGWRVHGATQR; translated from the coding sequence ATGTCTCGGGTCACCGTGCGCACGCCGATCGTGCGGTACCGCGACGGCGCCTTCTCCAGCCGGCCGGACACCGTGGCCGGCGAGGAGCCGCTGGAGATCCGGGTCGACGGCCAGCCCTTCTCCACGACCATGCGGACCCCGGGGGCCGACATCGAGCTGGCCCATGGCCTGCTGCATGCCGAGGGCGTCATCACCGGCCCGGCGGACGTCCGGGCCGCTCGCTACTGCTCCGGCGTCGGTCCGGACGGCCTGAAGACCTACAACGTGCTCGAGGTCAGCCTGGCCGACTCCGCGGCGACCGCGCAGCTGTGGCCACGGTCCCTGGTGACCAGCTCGGCGTGCGGGGTCTGCGGATCGGAGTCGATCGAGGCGATCACCCGCAGCAGCCGCTACGTGCCCGGCCAGCTCACGATGGCCCCGGACACGATCCGCGCCCTGCCCGAGCGGCTGCGGGCGCAGCAGCGCACGTTCCGCAGCACCGGCGGCATCCACGCCTGCGCCCTGGCCACCGCCGACGGCCTGATCGAGGACGTCCGTGAGGACGTCGGCCGGCACAACGCGATGGACAAGGTGATCGGGGCCGCGCTGCTCGCCGACCGCCTGCCGCTGGCCGACCGGGCCCTGGTCACCTCGTCCCGGGCCTCGTTCGAGCTGGTGCAGAAGGCGGTGCTGGCCGGCGTCGGGATCCTGGTCGCCGTCTCCGCCCCGTCCTCGCTGGCGGTGCAACTGGCCGGGCAGGCCGGGCTGACCCTGATCGGGTTCGTCTCCCCCGCCGGGTTCAACATCTATACGGGTGGCTGGCGGGTCCACGGCGCCACCCAGCGGTAA
- a CDS encoding GNAT family N-acetyltransferase, with product MAPTSPVRPATPEDAEAFAACHLACWREAYGSLWGAERFDGMDVTRLAARRRKEIEAGVADHYLVEADGEVAGIAIAGPTRDEDPQAERELYAIYVREAHQGTGMADDLMRAAIGTGPASLWTYRDNARASAFYVHHDFIPNGAERTDSEGILEIRMVRR from the coding sequence ATGGCCCCAACCTCCCCCGTCCGGCCCGCGACGCCGGAGGACGCCGAGGCTTTTGCCGCCTGCCACCTCGCCTGCTGGCGGGAGGCCTACGGCAGCCTCTGGGGGGCCGAACGGTTCGACGGCATGGACGTGACCCGGTTGGCCGCCCGTCGCCGCAAGGAGATCGAAGCCGGCGTCGCCGACCACTACCTGGTCGAGGCCGACGGCGAGGTCGCCGGCATCGCCATCGCCGGCCCCACCCGTGACGAGGACCCCCAGGCCGAGCGCGAGCTCTACGCGATCTACGTCCGCGAGGCGCACCAGGGCACCGGCATGGCCGACGACCTGATGCGCGCGGCCATCGGCACCGGCCCGGCGTCGCTGTGGACCTACCGGGACAACGCCCGGGCCAGCGCCTTCTACGTCCACCACGACTTCATCCCCAACGGCGCCGAGCGCACCGACTCGGAAGGCATCCTGGAAATCCGGATGGTCCGCCGCTGA
- the recO gene encoding DNA repair protein RecO, whose product MPVYRDSAVVLRVTKLGEADRIVSLLTRRTGKVRAVAKGVRRTKSKFGGRLEPFSHVDLQLYAGRNLDIVTQAETLDPFGATLAADYSRYTCATAIAETAERLTAEEREPSLRLYLLVVSALRALTESGRGPSLILDAFLLRAMVLAGWAPALRECARCGSPGPHSAFHVPSGGALCPDCRSGSSGSVRPAPATIDLMAALTDGVWAVADASAVSHQREASGLVAALLQWHLERGLRSLPMVDREVGA is encoded by the coding sequence GTGCCCGTCTACCGTGACTCCGCCGTCGTGCTGCGGGTCACCAAACTCGGCGAGGCGGATCGGATCGTGTCCCTGCTGACCCGGCGCACCGGCAAGGTGCGGGCGGTGGCCAAGGGCGTGCGGCGCACCAAGAGCAAGTTCGGCGGCCGGTTGGAGCCGTTCAGCCACGTGGACCTGCAGCTGTACGCCGGACGCAACCTGGACATCGTGACCCAGGCCGAGACCCTCGACCCGTTCGGCGCGACCCTGGCCGCCGACTACTCCCGCTACACCTGCGCGACGGCGATCGCCGAGACGGCCGAGCGGCTCACCGCCGAGGAGCGCGAACCCTCCCTGCGGCTGTACCTGCTGGTGGTCTCGGCGCTGCGCGCGCTCACCGAGTCCGGGCGGGGCCCCAGCCTGATCCTGGATGCCTTCCTGCTGCGGGCCATGGTGCTGGCCGGCTGGGCGCCCGCGCTGCGCGAGTGCGCCCGGTGCGGCAGCCCGGGCCCGCATTCGGCCTTCCACGTGCCCTCCGGCGGGGCGCTGTGCCCGGACTGCCGGTCGGGCTCGTCGGGGTCGGTGCGCCCGGCGCCGGCCACCATCGACCTGATGGCGGCGCTGACCGACGGTGTCTGGGCCGTGGCCGACGCGTCCGCGGTCAGCCATCAGCGGGAGGCCTCGGGTCTGGTCGCCGCGCTGCTGCAGTGGCACCTGGAGCGCGGGCTGCGATCCCTGCCGATGGTCGATCGGGAGGTCGGCGCGTGA
- a CDS encoding isoprenyl transferase, with protein sequence MSRSSITPRPPAPHPSGARPPALPAGAVPRHVALVMDGNGRWAKQRGLPRTEGHKRGEAALFDVVEGAIEIGVTHLSAYAFSTENWKRSPDEVRFLMGFNRDVIRRRRDDMHALGVRVRWAGRRPRLWRSVIKELEVAEQLTAGNRVLTLTMCVNYGGRAEIADAAKAIAIEAAAGRLDPNKVDERLFARYLDEPDMPDVDMFLRPSGELRTSNFLLWQSAYAELVFQDTLYPDFDRRDLWRACQEYASRQRRFGGVIDTAVPEPNDQQGRTG encoded by the coding sequence GTGAGCCGCAGCTCGATCACGCCCCGCCCGCCCGCCCCGCACCCGAGCGGCGCCCGGCCGCCGGCCCTGCCCGCCGGCGCGGTCCCCAGGCACGTCGCGCTGGTGATGGACGGCAACGGCCGGTGGGCCAAGCAACGCGGGCTGCCCCGCACCGAGGGTCACAAGCGCGGCGAGGCGGCGCTGTTCGACGTGGTCGAGGGGGCCATCGAGATCGGCGTCACCCACCTGTCGGCCTATGCGTTCTCCACCGAGAACTGGAAGCGCTCGCCGGACGAGGTGCGCTTCCTGATGGGCTTCAACCGAGACGTCATCCGCCGCCGCCGCGACGACATGCATGCGCTCGGGGTGCGGGTTCGCTGGGCCGGCCGCCGGCCCCGGCTGTGGCGCAGTGTGATCAAGGAGCTCGAGGTCGCCGAGCAACTCACCGCCGGCAACCGCGTCCTGACCCTGACCATGTGTGTGAACTACGGCGGCCGGGCCGAGATCGCCGACGCCGCCAAGGCGATCGCGATCGAGGCGGCGGCCGGACGGCTGGACCCGAACAAGGTGGACGAGCGGCTGTTCGCCCGTTACCTGGACGAGCCGGACATGCCCGACGTGGACATGTTCCTGCGCCCGTCGGGGGAGTTGCGGACCAGCAACTTCCTGCTCTGGCAGTCGGCCTACGCGGAGTTGGTGTTCCAGGACACCCTGTACCCCGACTTCGACCGCCGGGATCTGTGGCGGGCCTGCCAGGAGTACGCGTCCCGGCAACGCCGCTTCGGCGGGGTGATCGACACCGCGGTCCCGGAACCGAACGACCAGCAGGGGAGAACCGGATGA
- a CDS encoding permease: MTASRTPTTEPASPAPPKPDRVRYRPGSLEIFGVVLLLAILLRGPLASLLGQPALQSWATVFIAICVQATPFLVLGVVVSGAIAAFVPASWFSKVLPDRPVLAVPVATACGAALPGCECGSVPISNRLMDRGVRPSASLAFMLSAPAINPIVLVATAVAFTGYPSMVWARLISGLLTALIVGWIWERIGRPEWMRPKNPAKSEPGQPNWRVFLSTILGDFTQAAGFLVIGAAAAATFKTIVPAHVMEGIGASLLLSVLLMAGLAFILALCSEADAFVAASFSTIPMVGKLVFLTVGPAVDVKLFAMQAGIFGRKFAVRFAPLTFGVAIVVATTVGLIFWGWQ; this comes from the coding sequence ATGACCGCGAGCCGGACACCGACCACCGAACCGGCTTCCCCGGCGCCACCCAAGCCGGATCGGGTGCGGTATCGCCCCGGCTCGCTGGAGATCTTCGGCGTCGTCCTGCTGCTGGCCATCCTGCTGCGCGGGCCGCTGGCCTCGCTGCTGGGCCAGCCCGCCCTGCAGAGCTGGGCCACCGTCTTCATCGCCATCTGCGTGCAGGCCACCCCGTTCCTGGTGCTGGGCGTGGTCGTCTCCGGCGCGATCGCCGCGTTCGTCCCGGCGTCCTGGTTCAGCAAGGTTCTGCCCGACCGCCCGGTGCTGGCCGTGCCGGTCGCCACCGCCTGCGGGGCCGCGTTGCCCGGGTGCGAATGCGGGTCGGTGCCGATCTCCAACCGGCTGATGGACCGTGGGGTGCGGCCGTCGGCGTCGCTGGCGTTCATGCTCTCGGCCCCGGCGATCAATCCGATCGTGCTGGTGGCCACCGCGGTGGCGTTCACCGGCTACCCCTCGATGGTGTGGGCGCGGCTGATCTCCGGTCTGCTGACCGCGCTGATCGTCGGCTGGATCTGGGAGCGGATCGGCCGGCCCGAGTGGATGCGGCCCAAGAACCCGGCGAAGTCGGAGCCGGGGCAGCCGAATTGGCGGGTGTTCCTGTCCACCATCCTGGGCGACTTCACCCAGGCCGCGGGGTTCCTGGTGATCGGCGCGGCCGCGGCCGCCACCTTCAAGACGATCGTGCCGGCCCACGTGATGGAAGGCATCGGCGCGTCGCTGCTGCTCTCGGTCCTGCTGATGGCCGGCCTGGCCTTCATCCTGGCCTTGTGCTCGGAGGCCGACGCGTTCGTCGCCGCCTCCTTCTCCACCATCCCGATGGTCGGCAAGCTGGTGTTCCTCACCGTCGGGCCGGCCGTGGACGTCAAGCTGTTCGCGATGCAGGCCGGCATCTTCGGCCGCAAGTTCGCGGTCCGGTTCGCCCCGCTGACCTTCGGCGTCGCCATCGTGGTCGCCACCACGGTCGGCCTGATCTTCTGGGGCTGGCAGTGA
- a CDS encoding TIGR03943 family putative permease subunit, producing the protein MSVETQSIVVTLLGGLLISITVSGRFTSYVRPGFKWLLLTSGAILVIVGIISLVLAVRAEMKAGRRKAEAPAAVGAGGTEDGAGPAPDHDRPDEHDAHDDEGPDAHGHDHSAAKAPWLILAPVLVLLLVAPPALGADAVARNAGSQGLAGYDVATVSGPTVSDGSAAGGGGTESKDGTGAPIGGYAYNDGSGSVTDSSGSRRTMHFPALDGTDPQMGIKEFVLRSLYDADNSVDGVPVTVVGFLAPAGEGYSGGYTIARMVISCCAADANPMQLHVDGDAPYPSNTWVQAVVTVVPNTAVMDNNYVPTVTVSSVQTIDQPDDPYEH; encoded by the coding sequence ATGAGCGTGGAGACCCAGTCGATCGTGGTCACCCTGCTCGGTGGCCTGCTCATCTCGATCACCGTCTCCGGCCGGTTCACCTCCTACGTGCGGCCCGGCTTCAAATGGCTGCTGCTCACCTCCGGGGCGATCCTGGTGATCGTCGGCATCATCTCGCTGGTGCTGGCCGTCCGGGCGGAGATGAAGGCCGGCCGGCGCAAGGCCGAGGCACCGGCCGCGGTCGGCGCCGGGGGTACCGAGGACGGCGCCGGGCCGGCACCCGATCACGACCGGCCCGACGAGCACGATGCGCACGACGACGAAGGGCCCGACGCCCACGGTCACGACCACTCGGCCGCCAAGGCCCCCTGGCTGATCCTGGCGCCGGTGCTGGTGTTGCTGCTGGTCGCCCCGCCGGCGCTGGGGGCCGACGCGGTGGCCCGCAACGCCGGGTCCCAGGGCCTGGCCGGCTACGACGTCGCCACGGTGTCGGGACCGACGGTCAGCGACGGGTCGGCGGCCGGGGGCGGCGGTACCGAGAGCAAGGACGGGACGGGCGCGCCGATCGGCGGATATGCCTACAACGACGGCAGCGGATCGGTCACCGACAGCAGCGGCAGCCGCCGGACCATGCATTTCCCGGCCTTGGACGGCACCGACCCGCAGATGGGCATCAAGGAGTTCGTGCTGCGCTCGCTCTACGACGCGGACAACTCCGTCGACGGGGTTCCGGTGACGGTGGTCGGCTTCCTGGCCCCCGCCGGGGAGGGGTACAGCGGCGGCTACACGATCGCCCGGATGGTGATCAGCTGCTGCGCGGCCGACGCCAACCCGATGCAGTTGCACGTCGATGGCGACGCCCCCTACCCGTCCAACACCTGGGTGCAGGCGGTGGTCACCGTGGTGCCCAACACCGCGGTGATGGACAACAACTACGTGCCGACGGTGACCGTCAGCTCGGTGCAGACCATCGACCAACCCGACGACCCGTACGAGCACTGA
- a CDS encoding type II toxin-antitoxin system death-on-curing family toxin: MTRFLSAEDVLAIARVAIGGDPAVRDLGLLDSACHRPSSTVFGEDAYPTLTLKAAALLHSLTANHPFVDGNKRTAWLATVVFLRDNGATVVAPDAYDGQITDLVLALAAGELRDVNDIADRLAAMVNRPS, encoded by the coding sequence GTGACTCGTTTTCTGTCCGCCGAAGATGTTCTCGCGATCGCACGAGTCGCCATCGGCGGCGATCCGGCTGTTCGCGATCTGGGTCTGCTCGATTCCGCCTGCCATCGACCGTCAAGCACCGTCTTCGGCGAGGATGCTTACCCCACGCTCACGCTCAAGGCGGCAGCGCTCCTGCACTCGTTGACAGCCAACCATCCGTTCGTCGACGGCAACAAGAGAACGGCATGGCTGGCCACAGTGGTGTTTCTCCGCGACAACGGCGCGACCGTCGTCGCACCGGACGCCTACGACGGCCAGATCACCGACCTGGTTCTCGCTCTTGCCGCCGGCGAGTTACGAGACGTCAACGACATCGCCGATCGCCTCGCCGCGATGGTCAACCGACCAAGCTGA
- a CDS encoding ribbon-helix-helix protein, CopG family, protein MAMTLRLDESTSEALREQAQADGRSVHQTVLVAIDEYLARHRRSQRIAVLAEQAAADYPEVLRRLGE, encoded by the coding sequence ATGGCCATGACTCTCCGACTCGACGAGTCGACCAGTGAAGCCCTGCGCGAGCAAGCACAGGCGGACGGACGGTCGGTCCACCAGACCGTGCTCGTGGCCATCGATGAGTATCTCGCGCGGCACCGCCGCAGCCAACGCATCGCCGTGTTGGCCGAACAGGCCGCGGCGGACTATCCCGAGGTTCTCCGGCGTCTCGGCGAGTGA